One stretch of Streptomyces sp. NBC_00443 DNA includes these proteins:
- a CDS encoding TIGR03943 family putative permease subunit, translating into MRRYGPAVLLLLTGAAILRISLLSELYLRYVQAGLRPYLVVSGFLLVLLGVAAAVAGRREQEPHGAHGGHHAPRIAWLLALPALALLLFPPPALGSYSAGREAAQRAAQGVGAFPALPAGGPVALTLAEFSSRAIYDSGRSLTGRTVRLTGFVTRDDDGTWYVTRLLVSCCAADATTNKVEIRGADAPPADAWVTVTGTWHPKGSLGTDGAWPPVLDAASVRRVAQPANPYERR; encoded by the coding sequence GTGAGGCGGTACGGGCCGGCGGTACTGCTGCTCCTGACGGGGGCGGCGATCCTGCGGATCTCACTCCTCAGCGAGCTGTACCTGCGGTACGTGCAGGCGGGGCTACGGCCCTACCTGGTCGTGTCCGGGTTCCTGCTGGTGCTGCTGGGGGTGGCGGCGGCGGTCGCCGGGCGACGGGAACAGGAACCGCACGGCGCGCATGGCGGCCACCACGCCCCCCGTATCGCCTGGCTCCTCGCCCTCCCCGCCCTCGCCCTCCTGCTCTTCCCGCCCCCCGCCCTCGGCTCCTACAGCGCCGGGCGCGAGGCGGCGCAGCGGGCCGCGCAAGGGGTCGGGGCCTTTCCCGCGCTGCCGGCCGGGGGCCCGGTGGCGCTGACGCTCGCGGAGTTCAGCTCCCGGGCGATCTACGACAGCGGACGGTCGCTGACGGGCCGTACGGTCCGGCTGACCGGGTTCGTCACCCGGGACGACGACGGCACCTGGTACGTCACCCGCCTCCTCGTCTCCTGCTGCGCGGCCGACGCCACCACCAACAAGGTCGAGATCCGGGGCGCGGACGCCCCGCCCGCCGACGCCTGGGTCACCGTCACCGGCACCTGGCACCCCAAGGGCAGTCTCGGCACGGACGGAGCGTGGCCGCCGGTCCTGGACGCCGCCTCGGTACGGCGGGTCGCGCAGCCGGCGAACCCGTACGAGAGGCGCTAG
- a CDS encoding permease, translating to MDNQRTARTTADGLRLVVRALVYAVVGGAALLAIATVVSVLGPTLALDLYTPPVAAWWTVFTAIAVQGVPFLLLGTVVSAAIGAFVPERVFSRLLPRNQALAVPVAGAAGVFLPGCECASVPVAGSLMRRGVAPAAALAFLLSAPAVNPVVLVATSVAFPGQPRMVLARLVASLATAVVMGWLWARFGRDEWLRPPKRHADPAATGLRAFTAGLQHDFLHAGGFLVLGAAAAATFNIAMPRSVLDLFTGSPWLSVLLLALLAVVLCVCSEADAFVAASLSGFSPTARLAFMVVGPMVDLKLIALQAGTFGRSFALWFSSVTWVAAVASSALVGWWLL from the coding sequence GTGGACAACCAGCGGACCGCGCGGACGACGGCCGACGGGCTGCGGCTCGTCGTACGCGCGCTCGTGTACGCCGTCGTCGGCGGCGCCGCGCTCCTCGCCATCGCCACGGTCGTCTCCGTCCTCGGCCCCACGCTCGCCCTCGACCTCTACACCCCGCCCGTCGCCGCCTGGTGGACCGTCTTCACGGCGATCGCGGTGCAGGGCGTGCCCTTCCTGCTGCTCGGCACGGTCGTCTCGGCGGCGATCGGGGCGTTCGTGCCGGAGCGGGTCTTCAGCCGTCTGCTGCCCCGCAACCAGGCGCTCGCGGTACCCGTCGCCGGGGCGGCCGGTGTCTTCCTGCCGGGGTGCGAGTGCGCGTCCGTGCCGGTGGCCGGGAGCCTGATGCGGCGCGGGGTCGCCCCCGCGGCCGCCCTCGCCTTCCTCCTCTCCGCGCCCGCCGTCAACCCGGTCGTCCTGGTGGCCACGTCCGTCGCCTTCCCCGGGCAGCCGCGGATGGTCCTCGCCCGGCTGGTCGCCTCGCTGGCCACGGCGGTGGTGATGGGCTGGCTGTGGGCCCGGTTCGGCCGCGACGAGTGGCTGCGCCCACCGAAGCGGCACGCCGACCCGGCCGCCACCGGACTGCGCGCCTTCACCGCCGGCCTCCAGCACGACTTCCTGCACGCGGGCGGCTTCCTCGTCCTCGGCGCGGCGGCCGCGGCGACCTTCAACATCGCGATGCCGCGCTCGGTACTGGACCTCTTCACCGGCTCGCCCTGGCTGTCGGTGCTGCTCCTGGCCCTGCTGGCGGTCGTGCTGTGCGTGTGCAGCGAGGCGGACGCGTTCGTCGCCGCGTCGCTGAGCGGCTTCTCGCCGACCGCGCGACTGGCGTTCATGGTGGTCGGCCCGATGGTCGACCTGAAGCTGATCGCCCTGCAGGCGGGGACGTTCGGCCGGTCCTTCGCCCTGTGGTTCTCGTCCGTGACGTGGGTGGCGGCCGTGGCGAGCAGCGCGCTGGTGGGGTGGTGGCTGCTGTGA
- a CDS encoding nucleoside hydrolase codes for MTNADGPPIPVIIDCDTGVDDALALLFAVRHPGVDLRAVTCVAGNTDVDGVVRNTLTVLEQAGAPDIPVARGAGRPLIESARSARHVHGEDGMGDIGLPAPTRAPADVDAVTLLRREILASPRPVTLVPTAPLTNIALLLRTHPEVTRNIERIVFMGGAVACGNATPVAEFNVWHDPEAAAILLTAGVPITMYGLDVFQRVVVPGADVRRLRESAEPGTRLAGDLLSHRPATPDVAADSEAGGIGDAGAVCAVVDPAGITTRLLPVEVSLAPGPTRGQTIVDRRPRPGEAEIHTGLREQPLLDVALDVDVDRFVKLYLTTVERL; via the coding sequence GTGACGAACGCCGACGGTCCGCCCATCCCGGTGATCATCGACTGTGACACCGGCGTCGACGACGCCCTCGCGCTGCTGTTCGCCGTACGCCACCCGGGTGTCGACCTGCGCGCGGTCACCTGCGTGGCCGGGAACACGGATGTGGACGGCGTCGTACGCAACACCCTCACCGTGCTGGAGCAGGCCGGGGCCCCGGACATCCCGGTCGCGCGGGGCGCCGGGCGTCCGCTGATCGAGTCCGCGCGCTCGGCGCGGCACGTGCACGGCGAGGACGGCATGGGCGACATCGGCCTGCCCGCCCCGACCCGCGCCCCGGCCGACGTGGACGCGGTGACGCTGCTGCGCCGCGAGATCCTGGCGTCCCCGCGCCCGGTCACTCTCGTGCCGACCGCGCCCCTCACCAACATCGCCCTGCTGCTGCGCACGCACCCGGAAGTGACCCGCAACATCGAGCGGATCGTCTTCATGGGCGGCGCGGTGGCCTGCGGAAACGCCACGCCGGTGGCGGAGTTCAACGTGTGGCACGACCCGGAGGCGGCGGCGATCCTGCTGACCGCCGGGGTGCCGATCACCATGTACGGCCTGGACGTCTTCCAGCGGGTCGTGGTGCCCGGCGCGGACGTACGGCGCCTGCGCGAGAGCGCCGAGCCCGGTACGCGTCTCGCCGGCGACCTGCTGTCCCACCGCCCGGCCACGCCCGATGTCGCCGCCGACTCCGAGGCCGGCGGCATCGGTGACGCGGGCGCGGTGTGCGCGGTCGTCGACCCGGCGGGCATCACCACCCGCCTGCTGCCCGTCGAGGTCTCCCTCGCCCCCGGGCCGACGCGCGGTCAGACGATCGTCGACCGCCGGCCCCGGCCGGGTGAGGCCGAGATCCACACCGGCCTGCGCGAACAGCCGTTGCTGGACGTGGCTCTGGACGTGGACGTCGACCGCTTCGTGAAGCTGTACCTGACGACGGTCGAGCGCCTCTGA
- a CDS encoding phosphotransferase-like protein: MPTHVHDHADPHARIPGTTTPGTVVLLNGTSSSGKSSIARALLDVLDGTWFHLPVDAFHAMRGGSPLADEDLQAEIDRTAKGFHRAVAGMAAGGNNLVVDYPLSRRWRLLDLLDLLVPEDTVLIGVRCPLPELERRERERGDRQPGLAALQFDQVHSHGPHDLDVHTDLLTPAECALHIRDFLPDRPRPTAFEELRRKLRE; this comes from the coding sequence TTGCCGACCCATGTCCATGACCACGCCGACCCCCACGCCCGCATCCCCGGGACCACGACCCCGGGAACGGTCGTCCTGCTCAACGGAACCTCCAGCTCCGGCAAGAGCAGCATCGCCCGCGCGCTCCTCGACGTCCTCGACGGCACCTGGTTCCACCTGCCGGTGGACGCCTTCCACGCGATGCGCGGCGGCAGCCCTCTCGCCGACGAGGACCTCCAGGCCGAGATCGACCGCACCGCCAAGGGCTTCCACCGCGCGGTCGCCGGTATGGCCGCGGGCGGTAACAACCTGGTCGTCGACTACCCGCTCAGCCGCCGCTGGCGGTTGCTGGACCTCCTCGATCTGCTCGTGCCCGAGGACACGGTCCTGATCGGCGTCCGCTGCCCGCTGCCGGAGCTGGAGCGCCGGGAACGCGAACGAGGCGACCGCCAACCGGGCCTCGCCGCGCTGCAGTTCGACCAGGTCCACTCCCACGGCCCGCACGACCTCGACGTCCACACCGACCTCCTCACCCCGGCCGAATGCGCCCTCCACATCCGCGACTTCCTGCCGGACCGGCCTCGCCCGACCGCGTTCGAGGAGCTCCGGCGCAAACTGCGGGAGTAG
- a CDS encoding WD40 repeat domain-containing protein has protein sequence MHRTLPGAWQKAGALCGESFVGFGYGNNDRFAVVTEGAVRVWDIRSGRALATVDERGVQYATISRDGSFLATAGSDEVRVWRLTAPSAPVFRHSLNNQHLYDCLAWDHERRPAVHGRRDRPHPRPDRSHDVPVAQLPSGPGRPQDLVQGDQVSALAFSPDGGVLAAGDQTGRAALWDGDVRHRARVLRNVFPAPLGDTPEAVGALALSPDGRTLAVGGDAGTLQLWDTETQQPLGGPLPTPGEALKALAFSADSGTLYAGSAHVPLQRYAVDTERAVTKVCTRAGGGLTRAQWRTYVPDVPFRKVCGSG, from the coding sequence GTGCACCGCACGCTGCCCGGGGCGTGGCAGAAGGCCGGCGCCTTGTGCGGCGAGTCCTTCGTGGGGTTCGGCTATGGCAACAACGACCGCTTCGCCGTCGTGACCGAGGGCGCGGTGCGGGTCTGGGACATCCGCTCCGGACGGGCCCTCGCCACGGTCGACGAGCGCGGTGTGCAGTACGCGACCATCAGTCGGGACGGCTCCTTCCTGGCCACGGCCGGCTCCGACGAGGTCCGCGTCTGGCGTCTGACGGCCCCCTCCGCACCCGTCTTCCGCCACTCCCTCAACAACCAGCACCTCTACGACTGCCTCGCCTGGGACCACGAGCGCCGTCCTGCGGTACATGGAAGGAGGGACCGTCCACACCCTCGACCTGACCGGTCCCACGACGTCCCGGTGGCACAACTGCCCTCCGGTCCCGGCCGGCCCCAGGATCTCGTCCAGGGCGACCAGGTCAGTGCGCTTGCCTTCAGCCCCGACGGCGGGGTGCTGGCGGCGGGCGACCAGACCGGCCGGGCCGCCCTCTGGGACGGCGACGTCCGCCACCGGGCCCGCGTCCTGCGCAACGTCTTTCCCGCCCCGCTCGGCGACACCCCGGAAGCGGTCGGCGCCCTCGCCCTCAGCCCCGACGGCCGCACCCTCGCGGTCGGCGGCGACGCGGGCACCCTCCAGCTCTGGGACACGGAGACACAGCAGCCGCTCGGGGGGCCACTGCCGACGCCTGGGGAGGCCCTCAAGGCCCTCGCCTTCAGCGCCGACAGCGGCACCCTGTACGCCGGGAGCGCGCATGTGCCCCTCCAGCGGTACGCGGTGGACACCGAACGGGCGGTCACGAAGGTCTGCACACGCGCGGGCGGCGGCCTGACGCGGGCGCAGTGGCGGACGTACGTACCCGATGTACCGTTCCGCAAGGTGTGCGGATCCGGTTGA
- the thrS gene encoding threonine--tRNA ligase: protein MHDHRRLGRELDLFDTDPLMGAGLPYWLPDGATLRHALEEYIREAEREAGYRHVHSPVLGKRELYEISGHWDHYSEDMFPPMDVGGGTEQLVLRPSLCPHHALIYRSRSHSYRELPFRMAELGGMYRSELSGVLGGLTRVRAIHLNDAHIFCTLDQAVDEARAALQLIARAYADLGIRAVRHRLSLPSAGAGGGAGGCKYVADPELWRRATALLREVLDACGIPYEAAEGEAAFYGPKIDVQIADPAGRESTLSTVQIDFHQPERFDLHYIGPDGAKHRPVMVHRSIIGSVERAVAHLIEQHGGAFPVWLAPVQLVILPVSDAQTEQAERLLHQALARGLRAELAGPEQGTLGARIRAARLVPCQAVIGEREAAAGADGGQAAVRLRDGRKPGAVPAAELVTRIAARAKARGPELWDAP, encoded by the coding sequence ATGCACGACCACCGCCGCCTCGGCCGCGAACTGGACCTCTTCGACACCGACCCCCTGATGGGCGCCGGCCTGCCGTACTGGCTGCCCGACGGCGCCACCCTCCGGCACGCACTGGAGGAGTACATCCGCGAAGCGGAACGCGAGGCCGGCTACCGGCACGTCCACTCCCCCGTCCTCGGCAAGCGCGAGCTCTACGAGATCTCCGGGCACTGGGACCACTACAGCGAGGACATGTTCCCGCCGATGGACGTCGGCGGCGGCACCGAACAGCTGGTCCTGCGCCCGAGCCTGTGCCCGCATCACGCCCTGATCTACCGCTCCCGCTCCCACAGCTACCGTGAACTGCCTTTCCGGATGGCCGAGTTGGGCGGCATGTACCGCTCCGAGCTGTCCGGAGTCCTCGGCGGCCTCACCCGCGTGCGGGCGATCCATCTCAACGACGCCCATATCTTCTGCACCCTCGACCAGGCCGTCGACGAGGCCCGGGCCGCCCTCCAGCTCATCGCCCGTGCTTACGCCGACCTGGGGATCAGAGCCGTCCGGCACCGCCTCTCCCTCCCGTCCGCGGGAGCGGGCGGGGGCGCGGGAGGCTGCAAGTACGTCGCCGACCCCGAGCTGTGGCGGCGGGCCACCGCGCTGCTGCGCGAGGTGCTCGACGCCTGCGGCATCCCGTACGAGGCCGCGGAGGGCGAGGCCGCGTTCTACGGTCCGAAGATCGACGTACAGATCGCCGACCCCGCCGGGCGGGAGTCGACCCTCTCCACCGTCCAGATCGACTTCCACCAGCCCGAACGCTTCGACCTGCACTACATCGGCCCCGACGGCGCCAAGCACCGCCCGGTCATGGTCCACCGCAGCATCATCGGCAGCGTCGAACGAGCCGTCGCCCACCTCATCGAGCAGCACGGCGGCGCTTTCCCGGTCTGGCTCGCCCCCGTGCAGTTGGTGATCCTCCCCGTGTCGGACGCACAGACCGAACAGGCGGAGAGGCTGCTGCACCAAGCCCTCGCCCGGGGCCTGCGCGCCGAGCTCGCCGGTCCCGAACAGGGCACCCTGGGCGCGCGCATCCGGGCGGCACGTCTCGTGCCCTGCCAGGCGGTCATCGGGGAGCGGGAGGCGGCGGCCGGGGCGGACGGGGGCCAGGCGGCCGTACGGCTGCGGGACGGGCGTAAGCCGGGGGCCGTACCGGCCGCGGAACTCGTCACCCGGATCGCCGCCCGCGCGAAGGCCCGCGGACCCGAGTTGTGGGATGCCCCGTGA
- a CDS encoding ribosomal protein L7/L12, with amino-acid sequence MDIVGYFIALVAVVGFVSVESRISRADRRVARVERKLHLIIDHLGLRDDDPRMAKVVALLRDDKKIQAIKEYREITGVGLVEAKEAVERMGQTS; translated from the coding sequence ATGGACATAGTGGGTTACTTCATCGCGCTGGTCGCGGTCGTCGGCTTCGTCAGCGTCGAGAGCCGGATATCGCGTGCCGACCGGCGAGTTGCCCGGGTCGAGCGCAAACTCCACCTGATCATCGACCACTTGGGGCTCCGTGACGACGATCCCCGGATGGCGAAGGTCGTGGCGCTGCTGCGGGACGACAAGAAGATCCAGGCGATCAAGGAGTACCGGGAGATCACGGGAGTGGGACTGGTGGAGGCCAAGGAGGCGGTGGAGCGCATGGGGCAGACGTCCTAG
- a CDS encoding GAF and ANTAR domain-containing protein: MRPRDDHRGEAGRERTGAADALAESVRGVGPGEIPARLCDVAVELLPVTCASVSLHSDGMPVQLGASSAQAAYVTEIQATLGDGPCQSAVESGRAVLARDLTAGRDVLRWPVFAQQATAAGVRAVYSMPLGNDSVCVGTLDLYRDTPGDLTDRDLRTARVVAAMMTVALMALPRAEEAGDPGDERWLSGLAADQDQIYQATGMIMAQLGAGTGEALARLRAHAFAHGRTAVDVARDVVDHRLRFDRDQGPL, encoded by the coding sequence GTGCGGCCCAGAGACGATCACCGTGGTGAGGCAGGGCGGGAGCGGACCGGTGCCGCCGACGCGCTCGCCGAGAGCGTGCGCGGGGTGGGACCCGGCGAGATCCCGGCGCGGCTGTGCGATGTCGCCGTCGAGCTGCTGCCCGTGACCTGCGCGAGCGTGTCGTTGCACAGCGACGGCATGCCCGTACAACTGGGCGCGAGCAGTGCGCAGGCCGCCTATGTGACCGAGATCCAGGCCACCCTGGGCGACGGTCCCTGCCAGTCCGCCGTGGAGAGCGGCAGGGCCGTGCTCGCGCGCGACCTCACTGCGGGGCGGGACGTCCTGCGCTGGCCGGTCTTCGCCCAGCAGGCCACGGCCGCCGGGGTGCGGGCGGTGTACTCGATGCCGCTCGGCAACGACTCGGTGTGCGTGGGGACGCTGGACCTCTATCGCGATACGCCCGGCGACCTGACCGACCGGGACCTGCGCACGGCGCGGGTGGTGGCCGCAATGATGACCGTGGCGCTGATGGCGCTGCCGCGCGCGGAGGAGGCGGGCGACCCCGGCGACGAGCGATGGCTGAGCGGCCTCGCCGCCGACCAGGACCAGATCTACCAGGCCACCGGAATGATCATGGCCCAGCTGGGCGCCGGCACGGGCGAGGCACTGGCACGGCTGCGGGCACACGCGTTCGCGCACGGGCGTACGGCGGTGGATGTGGCCCGGGACGTGGTGGACCACCGGTTGCGGTTCGACCGGGACCAAGGCCCCCTATGA
- a CDS encoding PP2C family protein-serine/threonine phosphatase, with protein MRAVSDGEAGPQGDTRRSGLLSVRGHSVAWVPPLVLLVGIVAVDFRTSSDFRILSWTVLVPGIAAAICGVRGTAIFAVLAPTTYLAADAVLPHEYQAGLPDLVLAGIGGVLATAACVVRVRGERRMLHMQDVTATVRRTVLRPLPPGWGGLEHAAVYLAADSEARVGGDFYDIQIGLHGTRVILGDVQGKGLGAVEAAAALLGTFRESAYHEPDLAKVAVLLEERLLRHIRLRAALGRAEEDRFATAVLIGFPEEEPDTIEAVVLGHDGPLVVGPDGVEPLPPGHALPLGYGELAPADGPPPVRRVPLRPGETLLLTTDGVTEARDGDGVFFPLETEVAKAVAADPDIAQPRRLVDFVRESTLRHCRGHLSDDTTVFAVRRTAGAGNGDGNGRLQP; from the coding sequence ATGAGGGCCGTAAGCGACGGCGAAGCCGGCCCGCAGGGCGACACGCGCCGGTCGGGGCTGCTGAGCGTGCGCGGTCACAGCGTTGCCTGGGTGCCGCCGCTGGTGCTGCTCGTCGGCATCGTGGCCGTCGACTTCAGGACCAGCAGCGACTTCCGGATCCTGTCCTGGACCGTGCTCGTGCCCGGTATCGCCGCCGCGATCTGCGGGGTGCGGGGAACGGCGATCTTCGCGGTACTCGCACCCACCACCTACCTCGCCGCCGACGCCGTCCTGCCGCACGAGTACCAGGCCGGTCTGCCCGACCTCGTCCTCGCCGGCATCGGCGGCGTCCTCGCGACGGCGGCCTGCGTGGTCCGCGTGCGCGGTGAGCGGCGCATGCTGCACATGCAGGATGTCACCGCCACCGTCCGCCGTACGGTGCTGCGTCCGCTGCCGCCGGGCTGGGGCGGCCTGGAGCACGCGGCCGTCTATCTCGCCGCCGACAGCGAGGCCAGGGTCGGCGGAGACTTCTACGACATCCAGATCGGCCTGCACGGCACCCGCGTCATCCTGGGCGACGTCCAGGGCAAGGGGCTGGGGGCCGTGGAGGCGGCGGCCGCGCTGCTCGGCACCTTCCGTGAGAGCGCCTACCACGAGCCGGACCTGGCGAAGGTCGCCGTACTGCTGGAGGAGCGTCTGCTGCGGCACATCCGCCTGCGTGCGGCTCTGGGCAGGGCGGAGGAAGACCGGTTCGCCACCGCCGTCCTGATCGGCTTTCCCGAGGAGGAGCCGGACACGATCGAGGCCGTCGTCCTCGGCCACGACGGTCCGCTCGTCGTCGGCCCCGACGGCGTGGAGCCCCTGCCGCCCGGCCACGCCCTGCCCCTCGGCTACGGCGAACTGGCCCCCGCCGACGGTCCGCCGCCCGTGCGGCGGGTGCCCCTGCGGCCCGGCGAGACCCTGCTGCTGACCACGGACGGCGTGACCGAGGCCCGGGACGGCGACGGCGTCTTCTTCCCGCTGGAGACCGAGGTCGCCAAGGCCGTCGCCGCCGACCCGGACATCGCGCAGCCCCGGCGCCTGGTCGACTTCGTGCGGGAGAGCACGTTGCGGCACTGCAGAGGGCATCTGTCCGACGACACGACGGTGTTCGCGGTACGGCGGACGGCCGGTGCGGGGAATGGGGACGGAAACGGACGTTTGCAGCCCTGA
- a CDS encoding MepB family protein, giving the protein MTTPARSDLAAAKEFVYDPCGFACSQPVPEPEGAEYAAHAFTLDGLSVRFRAARTTPTKVGQFVTVWKRSPGGPIQPFDVTDPVDLFVISCRDGEHFGQFVFPLDALRRRGVVSVDGSGGKRAFRVYPPWVTPTNRQATSTQAWQLDYFLHLDQDGPVDAARARKLYHP; this is encoded by the coding sequence ATGACCACCCCGGCACGCAGCGATCTCGCGGCGGCGAAAGAGTTCGTCTACGACCCGTGCGGATTTGCCTGCTCGCAGCCGGTTCCCGAGCCTGAGGGCGCCGAGTACGCCGCCCACGCATTCACCCTCGACGGCCTCTCCGTCCGGTTCCGCGCGGCCAGGACCACCCCCACCAAGGTCGGCCAGTTCGTCACCGTGTGGAAGAGGTCCCCGGGCGGGCCCATCCAGCCCTTCGACGTCACGGACCCCGTCGACCTCTTCGTCATCAGCTGCCGTGACGGCGAGCACTTCGGCCAGTTCGTGTTTCCCCTGGACGCGCTCCGCCGGCGCGGTGTCGTGTCCGTGGACGGCTCGGGTGGGAAGCGGGCCTTCCGCGTGTACCCGCCGTGGGTGACCCCCACCAACCGCCAGGCGACCAGCACTCAGGCATGGCAGCTGGATTACTTCCTGCACCTGGACCAGGACGGGCCCGTCGACGCCGCTCGCGCCCGGAAGCTCTACCACCCGTAG
- a CDS encoding helix-turn-helix domain-containing protein: protein MSDRDDPGTIGRRVQQLRADRGLTQRQLAEPAYTPAYISTLEAGRVRASDEALRHIADRLGVAFEELATGRPAHLVTTLRMRLTEAQRALATGDAEAAAEQYTALLAEADAHGFPEERAAALLGLGECDIDVGEIDSARRYFERAEQVLADAGAPLPARVPALRGRAVSHYLAGELRYAVYLIESTLDELNRGGLHDPDALLLLYASVIGPYMDMGAHARAAQAAEYALALAPQAGDPALVARMHRSVARTLLAEGRVAEADASLAKAAELYRQLQIRTELANCHWMRGYLYAQNGDLERAEAELREAQTMLTAKRAALYTSQVAVELADVLHRRGKSDEAAALLHEVLSDLNPERGALHSAAAHRLLGIIAEDARDTEAAEEHYVRALSLLERAGAAGDLADLCRLLGDLLRRTGRVEAALDAYRTGLGHRTAPGTTTLGPAPAQPPL, encoded by the coding sequence GTGTCGGACCGTGATGATCCTGGGACGATCGGGCGAAGAGTGCAGCAGTTGCGGGCCGATCGTGGGCTGACGCAGCGACAGTTGGCGGAGCCGGCGTACACCCCCGCGTACATCTCCACCCTGGAGGCCGGCCGGGTCCGCGCCTCCGACGAGGCGCTGCGGCACATCGCCGACCGGCTCGGCGTCGCCTTCGAGGAGCTCGCCACCGGACGGCCCGCGCACCTCGTCACCACCCTGCGGATGCGACTGACCGAGGCCCAGCGCGCCCTCGCCACCGGCGACGCCGAGGCCGCGGCCGAGCAGTACACCGCGCTGCTCGCGGAGGCGGACGCGCACGGGTTCCCCGAGGAACGGGCGGCGGCGCTGCTCGGGCTCGGCGAGTGCGACATCGACGTCGGCGAAATCGACTCCGCCCGGCGGTACTTCGAGCGCGCAGAGCAGGTCCTCGCGGACGCCGGCGCCCCGCTGCCCGCCCGGGTGCCCGCGCTGCGCGGCCGGGCCGTGTCGCACTACCTCGCCGGCGAGCTGCGCTACGCCGTCTACCTCATCGAGTCCACCCTCGACGAGCTCAACCGCGGCGGACTGCACGACCCCGACGCCCTCCTCCTGCTCTACGCCAGCGTCATCGGCCCCTACATGGACATGGGCGCCCACGCCCGCGCCGCCCAGGCCGCCGAGTACGCCCTCGCCCTCGCCCCGCAGGCCGGGGACCCCGCCCTGGTCGCCCGCATGCACCGGTCCGTCGCCCGCACCCTGCTAGCCGAAGGCCGGGTCGCCGAGGCCGACGCCTCCCTCGCCAAGGCCGCCGAGCTGTACCGGCAGCTCCAGATCCGCACCGAACTCGCCAACTGCCACTGGATGCGCGGCTACCTCTACGCCCAGAACGGCGACCTGGAGCGCGCCGAGGCCGAACTGCGCGAGGCCCAGACCATGCTGACCGCCAAGCGCGCCGCCCTCTACACCAGCCAGGTCGCCGTCGAACTCGCCGACGTACTGCACCGCCGCGGCAAGTCCGACGAGGCCGCCGCCCTCCTCCACGAGGTCCTCAGCGACCTCAACCCCGAACGCGGCGCCCTGCACTCCGCCGCCGCCCACCGCCTCCTCGGCATCATCGCCGAGGACGCCCGCGACACCGAGGCCGCCGAGGAGCACTACGTCCGCGCCCTGAGCCTGCTGGAGCGCGCCGGCGCGGCCGGTGACCTGGCCGACCTGTGCCGGCTGCTCGGCGATCTGCTCCGCCGTACCGGAAGGGTGGAGGCGGCGCTGGACGCGTACCGGACGGGACTCGGCCACCGTACGGCCCCCGGCACCACCACCCTCGGACCCGCACCCGCACAGCCCCCTCTGTAA